GAAAACAACTGCATCTCGACCTGCGTCCGATGCGGACGATTGACACGCGCCGTCCGCGGAGTGTTTTCAGTAATCATCCCCACGTTTTAGCGCCCCGTCTCCTTTCGCGGAGAGGCTGTGAATCTATTGTCGGCGAGCAACACGAGACGTCGTAAGTCGTTAATTCACGTCAATCCAACCGACGTAAAACAACGACTTATGTCGCGTCATTGCTCGCAACATTGATTTATTCACAGACTAGGAGCGAAAGGCGACGATGGCACGGCATCAAAGACCACGCACTACTTAACCGTGGCCGTTACCGAAATGCGGCGCGTCCACTTCGTCCGCGCCATGCTCGGTTTGTACGATCTGGCTGACGCTAATGCCGAGGGCTCGGAGCTTAGTCCGCAAGCTACCTCGAGTGATGCCGAGGATCTTCGCCGCGGTGGATTGGTTGCCGTGCGTATGTTCCAGCACCGCCGGCAACAGGGTGCGCTCCATGCGCTCGACCGTTTCGGCGAACAGATCGGTCGATCCGGCCTTCAATCGTTCCTGCACAAAATGGGACAGCGAATCCACCACGGTCGGCGCCGCTGTTTCGCGATGTTGCTTCACTGGGACTTGGGTCACGGAGCCGGGAATGTTTTCCGGCAGCAGCACCGGACCTTGCGTCTGCAAGATCGCCTGACGGACGACGCTTTGCAGTTCGCGGACGTTGCCGGGCCAGGAGTAGGCTTGGAAGACTTCCATCGCCTGGGGCGACACGCTATAGACCTGCTTCCGCATGGCGTCGGAATACCGGGCCACAGCGTTTTCCACCAAGAGCGGAATATCTTCCAGACGTTCGCGCAGCGGCGGAATGCGAATGGTGAAACCATTCAAACGATAAAGCAAGTCCTCGCGGAAATGCCGTGTGGCGACCAACGCGTCAAGATCACGGTTCGTGGCGGCAATCACGCGGGTGTCGACGGTGATCGTCGAATTGCCGCCGATGCGTTCGAATTGTTGTTGCTGCAGCACGCGCAGCAACTTCACTTGCACGGGCAGCGAAGTGTCGCCGATTTCATCCAGAAAAATGGTGCCGTTCGTGCAATGTTCGAACTTGCCGATGCGGCGCTGATCGGCGCCGGTGAACGAGCCCTTCTCGTGCCCGAACAGTTCGCTCTCCAGCAAGGTCTCATGCAGTGCGCCGCAGTTCACAGCCAGGAATGGGCCTTTGGAGCGGCGGCTGTGTTGATAGATCGCGCGGGCGACCAGCTCCTTGCCGGTCCCGCTTTCGCCCAGGATCAGCACGGTAACGTCTTGATCCGCCACGCGGCCAATCGACTTGTAAACTTCCAACA
The window above is part of the Planctomycetia bacterium genome. Proteins encoded here:
- a CDS encoding sigma-54 dependent transcriptional regulator encodes the protein MRRALVVDDDRAVQHLARHVLEANGWKVSVAANESAMRAEFLENPPDVVLLDLLLPDCNGLDLFRELQERDAKLPVIFITAHGGSDAAIEAVKGGAYDYLHKPLDVETLAKVVESAWEIRRLMTTPVDLPTLPSSAPQADVLLGRSPKMLEVYKSIGRVADQDVTVLILGESGTGKELVARAIYQHSRRSKGPFLAVNCGALHETLLESELFGHEKGSFTGADQRRIGKFEHCTNGTIFLDEIGDTSLPVQVKLLRVLQQQQFERIGGNSTITVDTRVIAATNRDLDALVATRHFREDLLYRLNGFTIRIPPLRERLEDIPLLVENAVARYSDAMRKQVYSVSPQAMEVFQAYSWPGNVRELQSVVRQAILQTQGPVLLPENIPGSVTQVPVKQHRETAAPTVVDSLSHFVQERLKAGSTDLFAETVERMERTLLPAVLEHTHGNQSTAAKILGITRGSLRTKLRALGISVSQIVQTEHGADEVDAPHFGNGHG